Proteins encoded by one window of Bacteroidota bacterium:
- a CDS encoding SRPBCC domain-containing protein, translated as MLRVEVDTLTAYKDYFNEAFPRALQLLKQNAENLLAVVSVTINADINYVWETFNNPEHITGWCYASDDWHAPQAQNDLRVDGKFCTVMAARDGSFKFDWEGIYTDVIDKQRIAYTMADNRKVEISFAEEGNTVTVTEAFNPEDENPIAMQKAGWQAILNNFKKYTERKHAESIRAGL; from the coding sequence ATGCTCAGGGTAGAAGTAGATACATTAACAGCATATAAAGATTATTTTAACGAGGCTTTTCCGCGCGCCTTACAATTGCTTAAGCAAAATGCAGAAAATTTATTGGCGGTTGTATCTGTTACTATAAATGCTGATATAAATTATGTTTGGGAAACGTTTAACAACCCCGAACATATTACAGGCTGGTGTTATGCAAGTGACGATTGGCATGCCCCACAAGCGCAAAACGATTTACGTGTCGATGGAAAATTTTGTACTGTGATGGCAGCTCGCGATGGCAGCTTCAAATTTGATTGGGAAGGGATATATACAGATGTTATTGACAAGCAGCGTATAGCTTACACCATGGCCGACAACCGAAAGGTAGAAATTTCTTTTGCCGAGGAAGGTAATACGGTAACCGTAACAGAAGCATTTAACCCGGAAGACGAAAATCCAATTGCCATGCAAAAGGCCGGTTGGCAAGCAATATTGAACAATTTTAAAAAATATACTGAACGCAAGCACGCTGAAAGCATAAGGGCCGGATTATAA
- a CDS encoding cation transporter, whose amino-acid sequence MENKLSNIRTQKILVTITVLLFAIKITAWYVTKSIAILTDALESTVNVIAGLIGLYSLIVSSRPKDKDHPYGHGKVEFLSAAFEGLLISIAGLAIIYEAVNNLQHPHLIKQLDVGLILIIFTAVINYAVGKWCVINGKKTNSPALQASGKHLISDTYSTLGLVAGIALLMITKYLWLDSVVAIIFAMVIIYTGYKIIRQAISGIMDEADETIIEEIKNVLSEHRQPDWVDVHNMRTINYSGFYHIDCHITVPANYSIVQAHVVQENLTAVLTGHFKNRIEFFIHIDPCLTSQCALCIMKDCPIRQHSFVKQIEWTAENFITDQKHQPIL is encoded by the coding sequence ATGGAAAATAAGCTTTCTAATATTCGTACTCAAAAAATTCTTGTTACCATTACGGTATTACTTTTTGCAATCAAAATTACTGCCTGGTATGTAACAAAGTCAATTGCTATATTAACCGATGCCCTTGAAAGCACTGTAAATGTAATAGCCGGTCTTATTGGTTTGTATAGTTTGATTGTTTCTTCGCGACCTAAAGACAAAGACCATCCGTATGGTCATGGCAAAGTTGAATTTTTAAGTGCTGCCTTTGAAGGCTTATTAATTAGCATTGCAGGATTAGCCATAATATACGAAGCCGTTAATAACTTACAGCATCCGCATCTAATCAAGCAACTTGATGTAGGTTTGATATTAATAATTTTTACAGCAGTTATTAATTATGCGGTAGGAAAATGGTGCGTGATCAATGGGAAGAAAACCAACTCTCCGGCACTTCAAGCAAGCGGTAAACATCTTATTAGCGACACTTATTCTACACTTGGCCTGGTGGCAGGTATTGCATTGCTCATGATTACCAAATACCTATGGCTTGACAGTGTGGTTGCAATAATATTTGCGATGGTTATCATTTATACCGGTTACAAGATTATCAGACAAGCTATATCCGGTATAATGGACGAAGCTGATGAAACTATAATAGAAGAAATAAAAAATGTTTTGAGTGAACACCGTCAACCCGACTGGGTTGACGTACATAATATGCGTACCATTAACTACTCAGGCTTTTATCACATAGATTGTCATATTACTGTTCCTGCCAATTATAGCATTGTGCAGGCACATGTAGTACAGGAAAATCTTACAGCTGTTTTAACCGGACACTTCAAAAACAGGATTGAATTTTTTATTCATATCGATCCTTGCTTAACTTCACAATGTGCCTTATGCATAATGAAAGACTGCCCCATTCGACAACATTCTTTTGTAAAACAAATTGAATGGACTGCAGAAAACTTTATCACCGATCAAAAACATCAACCAATCCTTTAA
- a CDS encoding PD40 domain-containing protein, which produces MKNLFTVLLLIFAVATAQFSYAQKKEKSVCAKADRMMDRGNYYEALPFFKKVYDKKSQAKMKAQAAYKAGECYRQMGDWKGAEEWYGKAAKANPKDASAVLWHAKALQGAGRYDESVAEYNAYKALGAGDNTDADAGIAASTASQAWKDKPLRYKIENISALNTKYYDYGTAISAGLPNTVYFTSSRIEAVGSDNDEWYGEKYYDIFKSTQDNLGKWSTPVPIEGDPNSKHSDGSICLDATGLVMYFTRAEKVKGTETVGKIYKSTFSNGKWGAPEGLPFNNDSITNGQPTLSADGQTMYFVSTRPGGYGGHDIWMSKNNGGVWGEPVNAGSAINTNGDEMFPVLHNNGKLYFSSNGMAGMGGLDLFVATNSNGSWGDVKNLKANINSSADDHSMVWISDTSGYITSGREGGQGQEDIYFFLYPPLILNVSGRVYDTDTKEPIGGATVELFGSDGTSLSIKTGPDGMYTYPLKENVRYKLSASYTGYLTLFHELSTEGLEENKEFNKDFDFPLKSTSKAIVLNNIYYDLDKWFLRPESKDTINSIVTTLNQNPTIVVEFSSHTDFRATDAYNQKLSERRAKSVVDYLISKGIPKARLAYAGKGESEPWVMTQTDGVLKQGDTLTESYINNLASEEDKEKAHQYNRRTQFKVLRTDYVPQ; this is translated from the coding sequence ATGAAAAATCTATTTACCGTATTATTATTAATTTTTGCGGTGGCTACTGCACAATTTTCTTATGCTCAAAAGAAAGAAAAAAGTGTATGTGCCAAAGCCGACCGCATGATGGACCGCGGAAACTACTATGAAGCCTTGCCCTTTTTTAAGAAAGTATATGACAAAAAGAGTCAGGCAAAAATGAAAGCACAGGCGGCTTACAAGGCAGGCGAATGCTACCGTCAAATGGGAGATTGGAAAGGCGCAGAAGAGTGGTACGGCAAGGCAGCAAAGGCAAACCCAAAGGATGCAAGCGCTGTATTATGGCATGCCAAAGCACTTCAAGGTGCCGGACGCTATGATGAGTCAGTTGCCGAGTACAATGCATATAAAGCATTAGGAGCAGGAGATAACACCGATGCTGATGCCGGAATTGCGGCAAGTACGGCTTCACAAGCATGGAAAGACAAACCGCTACGCTATAAAATTGAAAATATTAGCGCTCTTAACACAAAATACTACGATTATGGTACTGCCATCTCTGCTGGATTGCCTAACACGGTTTATTTCACCTCTTCACGCATTGAAGCTGTCGGTTCTGATAATGATGAGTGGTATGGAGAAAAATATTATGACATATTTAAATCAACACAAGATAACTTAGGTAAATGGAGTACCCCTGTACCTATTGAAGGAGATCCAAACTCGAAACATTCTGATGGGTCAATTTGTCTGGATGCAACCGGATTAGTAATGTATTTTACTCGTGCTGAGAAAGTAAAAGGAACTGAAACAGTTGGTAAAATTTACAAATCAACATTTAGCAATGGAAAATGGGGAGCACCAGAAGGCCTTCCTTTTAACAACGATAGTATTACAAATGGACAACCTACCCTTTCTGCCGATGGACAAACGATGTACTTTGTAAGTACTCGCCCGGGTGGATATGGTGGACACGATATTTGGATGTCGAAGAATAATGGTGGAGTTTGGGGTGAACCTGTTAATGCCGGTTCAGCTATTAACACTAACGGTGACGAAATGTTCCCTGTACTACATAATAATGGTAAATTATATTTCTCATCAAACGGAATGGCCGGAATGGGAGGATTGGATTTATTTGTAGCAACTAACAGCAATGGGTCTTGGGGAGATGTGAAAAACCTTAAAGCAAATATTAACTCATCTGCAGATGATCATAGCATGGTGTGGATTAGCGATACAAGTGGCTATATAACTTCTGGTCGCGAGGGCGGTCAAGGTCAGGAAGATATTTACTTCTTCTTATATCCACCACTAATTTTAAATGTATCAGGAAGAGTATATGATACCGATACCAAAGAGCCTATTGGTGGTGCAACAGTTGAATTATTTGGCAGCGATGGTACATCACTTAGCATTAAAACAGGACCTGATGGCATGTATACCTATCCATTAAAAGAAAATGTAAGATATAAGCTTTCAGCTTCCTATACCGGATACTTAACATTATTCCACGAGTTGAGCACCGAAGGATTAGAAGAGAATAAAGAGTTTAATAAGGATTTCGACTTCCCATTAAAGTCTACATCGAAGGCTATTGTGCTTAATAATATCTACTACGATTTAGATAAATGGTTCTTGCGTCCTGAATCAAAAGATACAATTAACTCAATAGTTACTACCTTGAATCAGAACCCGACCATTGTTGTTGAGTTCAGCTCGCACACGGATTTCCGTGCAACAGATGCCTATAACCAGAAGCTTTCAGAAAGACGCGCTAAGTCAGTGGTTGATTATTTAATAAGCAAGGGCATTCCAAAAGCACGCCTAGCTTATGCAGGTAAAGGAGAAAGCGAGCCTTGGGTAATGACACAAACGGATGGAGTACTGAAGCAGGGAGATACACTTACTGAGTCATACATAAACAATCTTGCTTCTGAAGAAGATAAAGAAAAGGCACATCAGTACAATCGTAGAACACAGTTTAAAGTGTTGCGCACAGACTATGTTCCTCAATAA
- a CDS encoding phosphotransferase, giving the protein MQNLNTILLQFDIPPGTYEWDFIQAGLINSTYKIYSIGGGNSYLLQQINTNIFTEPERISRNVAIISNYLKHHFPDYLFGHFIPSKTGNTLVVDNGNTWRMQPFFENTYSINTIQTVEQAELTAYEFARFSAMLSNLDSSTLTPAIHDFHNLELRWNQFLAALKSASEERLATAQNEIVTLHNFQHLVGMYTDIVSNKLLPLRIIHADTKINNILFDVATHRPLCIIDYDTIMPGYFISDLGDMLRTMLCIGDENCNDKKQLLIRNDFYHAIIRGYKNGMDGIWSSLEDRYVDYAGQFMTYMQALRFLTDYLNQDIYYKINYETHNLDRAKNQIYFLNQLSSL; this is encoded by the coding sequence ATGCAAAACCTAAATACTATATTATTGCAGTTTGATATTCCCCCAGGTACATACGAATGGGATTTCATACAAGCAGGATTAATAAATAGCACCTATAAAATATATTCAATTGGTGGAGGCAATAGCTACCTATTGCAACAAATTAATACCAATATCTTTACTGAACCCGAGCGTATATCTCGCAACGTAGCCATCATCAGCAACTACCTTAAGCATCATTTTCCTGATTACTTATTTGGACATTTCATACCGAGCAAAACGGGCAATACGCTGGTAGTTGATAACGGCAATACATGGCGCATGCAACCATTTTTTGAAAACACCTACTCGATAAATACCATACAAACGGTTGAGCAAGCCGAATTGACCGCTTATGAATTCGCGCGATTTTCAGCCATGTTATCAAATCTTGATAGCTCCACTCTCACGCCTGCCATTCATGATTTCCATAACCTTGAACTACGCTGGAATCAATTTTTAGCTGCGCTAAAATCTGCAAGCGAGGAGCGCCTTGCCACAGCGCAAAATGAAATCGTGACCTTGCACAATTTTCAACATTTAGTTGGAATGTATACAGACATAGTTAGCAATAAGCTATTACCATTACGAATAATACATGCCGACACTAAAATCAACAACATCCTATTTGATGTTGCCACTCATCGCCCTTTATGTATCATAGATTACGATACCATTATGCCGGGGTACTTTATAAGCGACCTGGGCGATATGCTGCGCACCATGCTTTGCATTGGTGATGAAAACTGCAACGATAAAAAACAACTGCTAATCAGAAATGATTTTTATCATGCAATTATTAGGGGATATAAAAACGGAATGGATGGTATATGGTCATCGTTAGAAGATCGCTATGTTGATTATGCAGGCCAGTTTATGACTTATATGCAGGCCTTACGTTTTCTTACCGATTACCTTAACCAGGATATTTATTATAAAATAAACTATGAAACGCACAACTTAGACCGGGCAAAAAATCAGATATACTTTTTGAATCAGTTGAGCAGCCTTTAA
- a CDS encoding Gfo/Idh/MocA family oxidoreductase: MLTRKQFIKQASLATVGAMALPHLSRSFAPSDKLRIGVIGTGLRGQDHIELCLRRNDVDLVAICDIQQVMLDDTMKIFAIANKTKPRIFTGDKYAYRKMLEAKDIDAVIIATPWEWHYEMSIDAMNAGKHVGCEVIAATTLEEIRNLIEIQAQTGMQYSVLENVCYRRDVMAIMNMLRQGMFGELIHLQGGYQHDLREVKFNNGTQPYGGGAEFNEKGFSEAQWRTQHSLKRNGDLYPTHGIGPLAMMCDINRGNRFTSLVSYASKARGLHEHIVNTGGESHPNAGLKWMLGDVVTTMIKTEREETILLQHDTSLPRPYSLGFRVQGTRGLWMDVNKSIYLEGKTKEKHRWEDAKPYLDEYDHPLWKKFAADAQGAGHGGMDFFVLHEFIEALRNKTAVPIDIYDAATWTAITPLSEESISKGGISVAFPDFTKGKYKVRQNIFAR, encoded by the coding sequence ATGCTTACACGCAAACAATTCATTAAACAGGCAAGTCTGGCAACAGTCGGTGCTATGGCATTACCGCACCTTTCCAGATCATTTGCCCCTTCCGATAAATTGCGCATCGGGGTAATAGGCACCGGCTTGCGCGGACAAGATCACATTGAACTTTGCCTTCGTAGAAACGATGTTGACCTTGTTGCTATCTGCGATATACAGCAAGTGATGCTGGATGATACCATGAAAATTTTTGCCATAGCAAATAAAACAAAGCCTCGCATTTTTACAGGAGATAAATATGCGTATCGTAAAATGCTTGAAGCAAAAGATATCGATGCGGTAATAATAGCTACTCCATGGGAATGGCATTATGAAATGAGCATAGATGCCATGAATGCCGGCAAGCATGTAGGTTGTGAAGTAATAGCAGCAACCACATTGGAAGAAATCCGGAATCTGATTGAGATACAAGCACAAACAGGTATGCAATATAGTGTGCTCGAAAATGTGTGCTATCGCAGAGATGTAATGGCAATAATGAATATGCTACGCCAAGGCATGTTTGGCGAGCTCATACATTTGCAAGGTGGTTATCAACATGATTTGCGTGAGGTAAAATTTAATAACGGCACACAGCCTTATGGTGGTGGAGCAGAGTTTAACGAAAAAGGATTTAGCGAAGCACAATGGCGTACACAGCATAGCCTGAAGCGCAATGGCGATTTGTATCCCACACATGGCATAGGTCCCTTGGCTATGATGTGCGATATCAATCGAGGAAATCGCTTTACCAGCTTGGTAAGCTACGCAAGCAAAGCGCGTGGCCTGCATGAGCACATAGTAAATACCGGAGGAGAGTCGCATCCAAATGCCGGATTAAAATGGATGCTTGGTGATGTAGTTACCACCATGATAAAAACCGAACGCGAAGAGACGATATTACTGCAACACGACACTTCGCTGCCGCGACCTTATTCACTTGGTTTCAGAGTGCAGGGTACTAGAGGATTATGGATGGATGTAAATAAATCTATTTATCTTGAAGGTAAGACTAAAGAAAAACACCGCTGGGAAGATGCAAAGCCCTACTTAGATGAATACGACCATCCGCTTTGGAAAAAATTTGCTGCTGATGCCCAAGGAGCTGGGCATGGTGGTATGGACTTTTTTGTGTTACATGAATTTATTGAAGCGCTTCGAAACAAGACTGCTGTACCTATCGATATATATGATGCTGCAACATGGACAGCGATAACTCCACTGAGCGAAGAAAGTATTTCGAAAGGTGGCATTAGCGTGGCGTTTCCTGATTTTACTAAGGGCAAATACAAGGTAAGGCAAAATATTTTTGCTCGATAA
- a CDS encoding MBOAT family protein, translating into MSFFDWDKIAQQLVYNESDRLLFNSTFFLCFLFLFLVAYRLVIKTGTVRIITVCLFSIYFFYKACGHYVVFILIAAVVDFYLSNAIHASVHHARRKLLLVLSIILNLGLLCAFKFTVPFIAFYNNFLNGTLTVPDIGIPVGISFYTFENLSYTIDVYRKKFTPVKRFMDYLFFLSYFPKLMMGPIVRASDFIPQLRKEINLSQHDIAKGLFLICTGVFKKIVISDYILLNLVNYVFDDPLRHTGMECLFAVYGYALIIYCDFSGYSDMAIGIAKWLGFDININFLAPYQSSNITEFWRRWHISLSTWLKDYLYIPLGGNRLGKVRTYINLFITMLLGGVWHGAGINFIIWGALHGLALGVHKVWMERYPAAALSKPTGLLRGVYMLLTFHFVCFCWIFFHADNFSAATDMIFQIATNFYWSGWATFAGNYLPVLALMAFGFALHLLPLRYNDMLIDKLAPLHWLVKAAIAVILIFIIVQVRVADTVLPIYLQF; encoded by the coding sequence GTGAGTTTTTTTGATTGGGATAAAATAGCACAACAACTTGTTTACAATGAAAGTGATCGCCTGTTATTTAACAGCACTTTCTTTTTATGCTTTTTGTTTTTATTTCTTGTTGCCTACAGGTTGGTAATTAAAACTGGAACAGTTCGCATTATCACTGTATGCTTGTTTTCGATTTATTTTTTTTATAAAGCATGCGGGCATTATGTTGTGTTTATTCTCATAGCAGCCGTTGTTGATTTCTATCTGAGTAATGCCATTCATGCAAGTGTGCATCATGCCAGGCGAAAACTCCTGTTAGTATTAAGCATTATCCTTAACCTTGGCTTGTTGTGTGCGTTTAAATTTACCGTACCTTTTATTGCTTTTTATAATAACTTTTTAAATGGCACACTCACCGTGCCCGATATAGGTATCCCAGTTGGAATATCGTTTTACACATTCGAAAACTTAAGTTATACCATTGACGTTTATCGCAAAAAATTTACTCCTGTTAAGCGCTTCATGGATTACCTCTTTTTTCTCAGTTATTTTCCTAAGCTGATGATGGGGCCCATTGTAAGGGCAAGCGATTTTATACCGCAATTGCGAAAAGAGATAAACCTGTCGCAACATGATATAGCAAAAGGATTGTTTTTGATTTGCACAGGTGTATTTAAAAAAATTGTAATCAGCGATTACATCCTACTCAATTTGGTAAATTATGTATTTGATGATCCACTTCGGCATACCGGAATGGAATGCTTGTTTGCTGTTTATGGTTATGCTCTGATTATATATTGCGACTTTAGTGGCTACAGTGATATGGCCATTGGCATAGCCAAATGGCTGGGGTTTGATATTAATATTAATTTTTTGGCACCCTATCAATCTTCTAACATTACAGAATTCTGGAGGCGCTGGCACATCTCACTTTCCACATGGCTAAAGGATTATTTATATATTCCATTGGGAGGCAACCGGCTTGGCAAAGTGCGAACTTACATCAACCTGTTTATTACGATGTTACTTGGTGGAGTATGGCATGGTGCCGGTATTAATTTTATTATTTGGGGAGCATTGCATGGGCTGGCACTCGGTGTTCACAAGGTATGGATGGAGCGCTATCCGGCAGCGGCACTCTCAAAGCCAACCGGGTTGTTACGGGGAGTGTATATGTTGTTGACCTTTCATTTTGTTTGTTTTTGCTGGATATTTTTTCATGCCGATAATTTTTCGGCAGCTACGGATATGATCTTTCAAATAGCTACTAATTTTTATTGGTCAGGGTGGGCCACCTTTGCAGGCAATTACTTGCCCGTGCTTGCCCTTATGGCGTTCGGGTTTGCATTGCATTTGCTGCCACTGCGATATAACGATATGCTAATAGATAAACTGGCCCCCTTACACTGGCTGGTTAAGGCCGCCATAGCAGTAATTCTTATTTTTATAATTGTTCAGGTTCGTGTAGCGGATACTGTTTTGCCAATTTACCTGCAATTCTGA
- a CDS encoding glucosaminidase domain-containing protein: MSFFLLCTGVYAQPPKKKTTTKKAQSAFYKTSQLDKVLVKQYMDSIGIRNSDIVLRQALYETGYFKHKAGMQKNNIFGFRHSKSYMRFKSWRACVDYYKKWQDKNYLDSTEDYYKFLERIKYARSPVYIAHLKKVKV; this comes from the coding sequence TTGAGTTTCTTTCTTTTGTGCACCGGTGTTTACGCTCAGCCACCAAAGAAAAAAACAACCACAAAAAAAGCGCAATCGGCCTTTTATAAAACTTCGCAGTTAGATAAAGTACTGGTTAAGCAATATATGGATAGCATTGGGATAAGAAACAGCGATATTGTCTTGCGGCAAGCATTATACGAAACAGGCTACTTTAAACATAAGGCGGGCATGCAGAAGAATAATATTTTTGGATTCAGACATTCGAAATCTTACATGCGCTTTAAGAGTTGGCGTGCCTGTGTAGATTATTACAAAAAGTGGCAAGACAAAAACTATCTTGATTCGACCGAAGATTATTATAAATTTTTAGAGAGAATAAAATATGCACGCTCCCCTGTGTATATTGCGCACCTCAAAAAAGTGAAGGTTTAG
- a CDS encoding ribonuclease III: MHRSVSIENQQGFRMNNERLEFLGDAILGAVIAELLFKKFPYREEGFLTEMRSRIVSRESLKKLAIRMGIDQFMEENEGTSKSMYGDALEAVIGAIYIDKGYPKARTFVLNKLVGVYLDLEKVEQTDNNYKSRILNFIQKEKHHLEFETVKEDPVTKKFTIRLMFNHKEIARASDFSKKRAEQSAAEIACNKLGLIES, translated from the coding sequence TTGCATCGCTCTGTTTCGATTGAAAATCAGCAGGGTTTTAGAATGAATAACGAACGGCTCGAGTTTCTTGGCGATGCCATACTTGGAGCAGTAATTGCCGAATTACTTTTCAAAAAATTTCCTTACCGCGAAGAAGGGTTCCTTACCGAAATGCGCTCACGCATTGTAAGCCGCGAAAGCCTTAAGAAACTTGCCATACGCATGGGCATTGACCAGTTTATGGAAGAAAACGAGGGCACCTCCAAATCCATGTATGGAGATGCATTGGAAGCAGTAATAGGAGCCATATATATAGATAAGGGCTATCCAAAGGCACGTACTTTTGTGCTTAACAAACTGGTTGGCGTTTATCTCGACCTTGAAAAAGTTGAGCAAACCGACAACAACTACAAGAGCCGCATTTTAAATTTCATTCAAAAAGAAAAACATCATCTGGAGTTTGAAACTGTGAAAGAAGATCCGGTGACCAAAAAATTTACCATTCGGCTTATGTTTAATCATAAGGAAATTGCAAGGGCCAGCGACTTCAGTAAGAAGCGAGCCGAACAAAGTGCTGCTGAAATTGCATGTAACAAGTTGGGGTTAATAGAATCCTGA
- a CDS encoding GIY-YIG nuclease family protein, with the protein MYAIVDIETTGGHAAANSITEIAIRLHDGIRILSSYQTLINPLQPIPPFIQSYTGITDEMVHNAPTFDEVADEIFEMLSGNIFVAHSVNFDYSFIKQSLLQSGYTLNCKKLCTVRLSRKIFPGYPSYSLGNLCQQLNIPIENRHRAGGDADATCTLFSMLHAHDANNEISKTIKSVAELYLPPNIDKKDFEALPLCPGVYYFHNQAGKIIYVGKAKNLRKRVASHFSNNSPGLRKQEYIKKIFHISF; encoded by the coding sequence GTGTACGCTATTGTAGATATCGAAACCACAGGTGGTCATGCTGCCGCAAACAGCATAACCGAAATTGCCATACGCCTACACGATGGTATTCGCATCCTCTCATCATATCAAACGCTCATAAATCCGTTACAACCTATTCCGCCTTTTATTCAAAGTTATACCGGCATTACAGATGAGATGGTGCATAATGCACCAACCTTTGATGAAGTAGCCGATGAGATTTTTGAAATGCTTAGTGGAAATATTTTTGTAGCCCATAGCGTAAATTTTGATTACAGTTTTATTAAGCAGAGTTTACTGCAAAGTGGATACACGCTTAATTGCAAAAAACTTTGTACGGTTCGCTTAAGTCGTAAAATATTTCCGGGTTATCCAAGCTATAGCTTGGGTAATTTATGTCAGCAATTAAATATTCCTATAGAAAACCGGCACCGTGCCGGTGGCGATGCTGATGCTACGTGCACGCTGTTCAGCATGCTCCATGCACATGATGCCAACAACGAAATAAGCAAGACTATAAAAAGCGTGGCCGAATTATACCTGCCTCCCAATATAGATAAGAAGGACTTTGAAGCGTTGCCACTATGCCCTGGAGTATATTATTTTCACAATCAGGCAGGGAAAATAATTTATGTAGGCAAAGCCAAAAATTTACGAAAACGGGTTGCCAGTCATTTTAGTAATAACTCTCCGGGCCTGCGAAAACAAGAATACATTAAAAAAATATTCCATATAAGTTTCTAA
- a CDS encoding T9SS type A sorting domain-containing protein, with product MMKKLLLCLMAVAIVKFSHAQLNGTWSATYPFTMTTAQGVPWYCSATSASSVWICANSGNEFMHTQDMGLTWTVSNVSTGAGWGWSSLVGLDELTAWATFYNSGSGSNGRVYKTSDGGLTWTQQTVGYTSTSFANFSYFWNANEGITSGDPKNNEYEIFSTMDGGTTWTLVPGANIADPLSGEYGLTDSYCASGNSIWAGTTGGRILYSHDKGLNWGVMTTMQGNTDYISRLAFRDSLNGMYLANDAQGNYLGIYKTNDGGATWTMVSDGQTDIGGIFQPLSISYVPGTTGSYVVTAASNGDMGSAYTNDEGVSWTNIDLMARTYVNFISKDNGWSGVIDQNIQSNGAASWAGLIGFNEIDNATNAAVFPNPALDVINVMIQKSENEEVAIEIVDMLGNLVYSTSYTPVTNNFAYQINASTLAQGTYMVKVKTNNAETSHRIVKL from the coding sequence ATGATGAAAAAGTTACTCTTATGTTTGATGGCAGTTGCTATCGTTAAGTTTTCGCATGCTCAGTTAAATGGTACGTGGAGCGCCACCTATCCGTTTACAATGACAACCGCACAAGGGGTTCCATGGTATTGTTCTGCTACCAGTGCTAGCTCAGTTTGGATTTGTGCAAATAGCGGCAATGAGTTTATGCACACCCAGGATATGGGCCTTACCTGGACCGTATCCAATGTATCAACCGGAGCTGGCTGGGGTTGGTCTTCGCTTGTTGGTTTAGATGAACTAACCGCATGGGCTACCTTTTATAACAGCGGCAGCGGCAGCAATGGCCGTGTTTACAAGACTTCCGATGGTGGACTTACCTGGACGCAGCAAACTGTTGGTTACACCTCTACTAGCTTCGCTAACTTCTCTTATTTCTGGAATGCTAATGAGGGAATCACTTCAGGCGACCCTAAAAATAATGAATATGAAATTTTTTCAACCATGGATGGTGGTACCACTTGGACCTTAGTGCCAGGTGCTAACATTGCCGATCCATTGTCTGGAGAATATGGCCTTACCGATTCTTATTGCGCCTCTGGTAATAGCATTTGGGCAGGTACTACTGGTGGCCGTATCTTATACTCACACGATAAAGGATTAAATTGGGGTGTGATGACTACCATGCAAGGGAATACCGATTATATTTCTCGTTTGGCATTTCGTGATTCTTTAAATGGAATGTATCTAGCCAATGATGCACAGGGAAATTATCTGGGTATTTACAAAACCAATGATGGCGGAGCTACCTGGACTATGGTTTCTGATGGCCAAACGGATATTGGTGGAATTTTCCAACCTTTATCTATTTCTTATGTTCCCGGCACTACGGGTTCTTACGTAGTTACTGCCGCATCCAATGGCGATATGGGTAGTGCTTATACCAATGATGAAGGTGTAAGTTGGACTAATATTGATTTGATGGCACGCACTTACGTTAACTTTATTTCTAAAGATAATGGATGGAGTGGAGTTATCGATCAGAATATTCAATCTAATGGTGCTGCTTCGTGGGCAGGTCTTATTGGGTTTAACGAAATTGATAACGCAACTAATGCTGCAGTTTTCCCTAATCCGGCTTTAGATGTTATTAATGTAATGATCCAAAAGAGCGAAAACGAAGAAGTTGCTATTGAAATTGTTGATATGTTAGGTAACTTAGTATACAGTACCAGTTATACTCCGGTTACGAATAACTTTGCTTACCAAATAAATGCTTCGACACTAGCACAAGGAACGTATATGGTAAAGGTTAAAACTAATAATGCTGAAACTTCGCACCGAATTGTAAAGTTATAA